The DNA region GCTCTTTTCGTCTCCCGCCGTATCGCGAGGTGGATTGTTCTCCCTCTTGGCCATCCCCATTCGGAAAAAAATCTCACCGTATTCCACCCTTTTTGACACGGGTCAATTTCATCCGGTCGTAGTATTGTTACATGTGGGGCGACGATGACGGGCGGCCGTGATGGCGAGCCCGATAAAACAATCGGAGGATACCCCATGAAATACATGCATCTGCCCGAAGAAGCACAATTTCGCGACAACGGTCCCGGCAAGTTTCTGGTGCACGATTCGCCCTATGTGAAGATCCTCGTCTTTTCGCTGCACGAGGGCCAGGAGCTGCCCCTGCACAGCCACGACGACGAAGGCTATGCCTCGCTCCTGGTGCTGGAAGGGGAGGGGGTGTTCCTGAAAAAGGACGGCGAGCAGCCTGCCAAGGCCGGCGACGTGGTGGTCTGCGAGATCCGCGAGCCCCACGGCGTGCGCGCGACCAATGGTGATATGCGGGTCATCGCGCACATCGCCCCGCCCATCTAGCAGCCAGCTCTGAAACTTTTGTTGAATAGGGGAGGCAGCGTCACACACTCCCCCAGCCATGTCGGCCGGTGCGGAACTTCCGCGCCGGCCGTCTTTTGTTCTGGATGATGGGGACCTGCCCTACACAGGGAGGGGCGGAGGGTGTAGAATGGATGAATAGATGCCGGCAGCGCGCCGGTGCTTAACCCACAGACAACCGAGGAAGCCGACAATGGGCAGCACGGACAAGCTTCAGGAGTATAAGGGCAAGCGTGATTTCTCCAAGACGCCGGAACCAAGCG from Oceanidesulfovibrio marinus includes:
- a CDS encoding cupin domain-containing protein, which encodes MKYMHLPEEAQFRDNGPGKFLVHDSPYVKILVFSLHEGQELPLHSHDDEGYASLLVLEGEGVFLKKDGEQPAKAGDVVVCEIREPHGVRATNGDMRVIAHIAPPI